The Dyadobacter subterraneus genome window below encodes:
- a CDS encoding type II toxin-antitoxin system Phd/YefM family antitoxin has product MIALHPKYIVGNEGEQLVVLPLNEFDNIIEALEDQEDVRLYDEAKKENDGTRILFSDYLNNRESKNA; this is encoded by the coding sequence ATGATAGCTTTACACCCAAAATACATAGTTGGCAACGAAGGAGAGCAACTCGTTGTGCTTCCGCTAAATGAGTTTGACAATATTATAGAAGCGTTGGAAGATCAGGAAGATGTGCGATTGTATGATGAAGCAAAAAAGGAAAACGATGGAACTCGAATCCTATTTTCGGATTACCTAAACAATCGCGAATCAAAAAATGCCTGA
- a CDS encoding acyltransferase family protein: protein MKENSTSHRLLSLDTLRGFDMFWISGGEDIFAVLAKVTGWSWAVFIAHQLTHPDWNGFRAYDLIFPTFLFMAGVSTPFSLGSRLEKGVPASDLIRKVIQRGIILVFLGIIYNNGIFHTEWANMRYPSVLGRIGLAGMFAQIIYLYTGKTSRWIWFAGLLLGYWAFMMYFPVPGCEAGLMTMECNPASYFDRMILPGRLHLKIHDPEGLVSTIPAIATGLMGIFSGEILRTDSAKLSQNKKVLYLVAGGVVSLIISQLWDIVFPINKNLWTSSFVLCAGGCSVLLLAFFYWIVDVLNYRRWTFFFVVIGMNSIVIYMVGRYIDFEYTAEAIFGGLLDFFPEPIPAVGGVLAFIGVQWAFMYLLWRNKLFLKV from the coding sequence ATGAAAGAAAATTCTACTTCGCACCGGTTGTTATCTCTGGATACGCTGCGTGGGTTTGACATGTTTTGGATTTCCGGTGGCGAAGATATCTTTGCTGTTTTAGCCAAAGTCACCGGCTGGTCGTGGGCCGTATTTATTGCACATCAGCTTACCCATCCCGACTGGAATGGTTTCCGTGCCTATGATTTAATTTTCCCTACTTTCCTTTTTATGGCAGGTGTATCAACGCCATTTTCATTGGGAAGCCGTTTGGAAAAAGGAGTGCCGGCCTCAGATTTAATTCGTAAAGTAATTCAGAGAGGCATTATCCTTGTTTTTTTAGGGATCATCTATAACAATGGAATTTTTCATACCGAATGGGCTAATATGCGTTATCCAAGTGTTTTGGGACGTATCGGTTTGGCAGGAATGTTTGCGCAGATTATCTATTTGTATACCGGAAAAACAAGTCGCTGGATCTGGTTTGCTGGTTTGTTATTAGGCTACTGGGCATTTATGATGTATTTCCCGGTTCCGGGTTGCGAAGCCGGATTAATGACGATGGAATGTAATCCTGCAAGTTATTTTGACAGAATGATTCTTCCAGGACGTCTGCATTTAAAAATTCACGATCCGGAAGGTTTGGTTTCAACAATTCCAGCTATTGCAACTGGATTAATGGGAATATTTTCAGGAGAAATTCTAAGAACTGATTCTGCTAAACTTTCTCAAAATAAAAAAGTACTTTATCTTGTAGCTGGTGGTGTTGTCAGTTTGATTATCTCACAGCTTTGGGATATTGTTTTTCCAATCAATAAGAATTTGTGGACAAGTTCGTTTGTGCTTTGCGCAGGCGGATGCAGCGTATTGTTACTTGCATTTTTCTATTGGATCGTAGATGTTTTGAATTATCGTCGCTGGACATTCTTTTTCGTAGTAATCGGAATGAACTCGATTGTAATTTACATGGTCGGCCGTTATATTGATTTTGAATATACCGCAGAAGCAATTTTCGGTGGGTTACTGGATTTCTTCCCTGAACCGATACCTGCCGTTGGAGGCGTGCTTGCATTCATTGGCGTACAATGGGCATTCATGTATTTGTTGTGGAGAAATAAATTGTTTTTAAAGGTGTAG
- a CDS encoding class I SAM-dependent methyltransferase, whose protein sequence is MTTPLAQKSTIQEIQTRFDHDVERFSKLETGQQATIDAPLVLDLVAETAALHLKPNDTILDIGCGAGNFTLRVIQEVHPLACHLVDLSQPMLTRASERIEGSGVKYVQTYQSDLRDLDFEENSFDCILAGAVLHHLRDDEDWQETFEKLYIWLKPGGRIYVSDLVSFDEPGVHQLMWKRYGDYLESLGGAEYKEKVFAYIDKEDSPRSLPFQLGLLRYSGFSHYDILHRNSVFACYYGEK, encoded by the coding sequence ATGACAACTCCATTAGCACAAAAATCAACAATTCAGGAAATCCAGACCCGTTTTGATCATGATGTTGAGCGTTTCAGCAAGCTTGAAACCGGTCAGCAGGCAACAATTGATGCGCCTTTGGTACTGGATCTGGTGGCAGAAACAGCCGCTTTACATTTAAAACCTAACGATACGATTCTGGATATTGGCTGTGGTGCAGGAAATTTTACGTTGAGAGTTATACAGGAAGTTCATCCGTTGGCATGTCATCTGGTAGATCTTAGTCAACCTATGCTGACAAGAGCCAGTGAGCGCATTGAAGGTTCCGGTGTGAAATATGTTCAAACCTATCAATCAGATCTTCGCGATCTGGATTTTGAAGAAAATTCCTTTGATTGTATTCTGGCGGGAGCCGTTTTGCATCACCTTCGCGACGATGAAGACTGGCAGGAAACCTTTGAAAAATTATATATCTGGCTAAAACCAGGCGGAAGAATTTATGTTTCCGATCTAGTTTCTTTTGATGAACCGGGCGTTCATCAATTGATGTGGAAACGTTATGGCGATTATCTGGAATCGCTTGGCGGAGCGGAATATAAAGAAAAAGTCTTCGCTTATATTGACAAGGAAGACTCTCCGCGTTCTTTGCCGTTTCAGCTTGGTTTGCTGCGTTATTCCGGCTTTTCTCATTATGATATTCTTCACCGCAACAGCGTTTTTGCCTGCTATTACGGTGAAAAATAG
- a CDS encoding enoyl-CoA hydratase/isomerase family protein, whose translation MATYQNLLFNNHEGVVRISLNRPAVHNALTLDLIKEITTAFQQAGEDSSVRVIVLTGEGEKAFCSGADLKAAMESAKSAGEMLREGYNPMIETIRNIPKPVICRLNGLAVGAGCSLALACDLIIASEDSYLSQMFVQIGLMPDAGASFFLPRLIGMARAFELASTGRKVYAPEAVQIGLINKSVPREKLDEAVNESISYYRYAPTKAIGAIKKVFNQSFESNLTEILNLEMENQDLLQKTQDATEGISSFLQKKKPDYQGK comes from the coding sequence ATGGCTACTTACCAAAATCTTCTTTTCAACAATCATGAGGGTGTTGTCAGGATCAGCCTCAACAGACCGGCGGTACACAATGCCTTGACGCTGGATTTAATCAAAGAAATTACCACTGCATTTCAGCAAGCGGGAGAAGATTCTTCTGTTCGGGTAATTGTTTTGACTGGTGAAGGTGAAAAGGCATTTTGCTCAGGAGCGGATTTAAAAGCGGCCATGGAATCCGCAAAAAGTGCCGGAGAAATGCTTCGTGAAGGATATAATCCGATGATTGAAACTATAAGAAATATTCCAAAACCGGTTATTTGCAGATTGAACGGTCTGGCTGTTGGCGCCGGATGTTCGCTTGCTCTTGCCTGTGACTTGATCATTGCCAGTGAAGATTCCTATTTAAGCCAGATGTTTGTCCAAATTGGATTGATGCCGGATGCAGGTGCTTCATTCTTTTTGCCGAGATTGATAGGAATGGCCAGAGCTTTTGAATTAGCCTCAACAGGAAGAAAAGTTTACGCACCGGAAGCCGTTCAGATTGGATTAATAAACAAATCAGTTCCGAGAGAAAAATTGGACGAAGCAGTTAACGAATCTATCTCGTATTACCGCTATGCGCCTACCAAAGCGATTGGCGCAATTAAAAAAGTTTTCAATCAATCCTTCGAATCTAATCTGACTGAAATATTAAATCTTGAAATGGAAAATCAGGATTTACTTCAAAAAACACAGGACGCCACCGAAGGAATTTCATCTTTTTTACAAAAGAAAAAACCTGATTATCAGGGTAAATAA
- the nuoL gene encoding NADH-quinone oxidoreductase subunit L, whose product MSETAYTIPASLLLGLPILAFFVLWLGGKNLNKPAGWIGAFITAIGLVISIYFADIETLHTVQINWVLIGQTNIELSFRFDELTLIMLIIVHFVAFLVQIYSMSYLHGDKNLHRYFAFIQLFLFSMVGIVLAGNLLVMYIFWELVGLSSYLLIGFWYFKPRAVWAAQKAFVLNRIGDAAFLTGILMLFYYIGSTDFEVLATSIQTLDPGILTGIGLCLFGGCMGKSAQFPLSGWLPDAMEGPTPVSALIHAATMVAAGIFLLARISFLLTPEAQIVIACIGTITMVIGAVKATQVWDIKRVLAYSTMSQLGLMVIAVGLGSWRTALFHLATHAFFKAGLFLSAGSVIHAVTPSENDETFDPQDMRTMGGLRKYLPITFICFVICSSALAGLPFFSGFLSKDAIIVEAFFWAEKHGAWAYFFPVIIMVSAGVTAYYMARQVWLIFLGENRYQIFKSVHPHESPLTMWGPMSLLAALSVFIWFSWNPFDASYGWFLELVGAEEFGHILWVPFVATGVTVLSIFLAFKETKAEDPFSMYAGNSKNSIPVLKKLAGLNEFSRENFFIKSFAFISAGLMQFEAQIVNSFVDGVAKWSVVMAHALSWGDRNIVDGGVKLTVYTIKSAGQGVRGLQNGKIQSYYLVTALGVVLLVLWLMIL is encoded by the coding sequence ATGTCAGAAACTGCTTATACAATACCTGCATCTTTACTTCTGGGTTTACCGATTCTGGCATTTTTTGTTTTGTGGCTTGGCGGAAAAAATCTGAATAAGCCGGCAGGTTGGATTGGCGCGTTTATCACGGCTATTGGATTAGTGATAAGTATTTATTTTGCTGATATTGAAACGCTGCACACAGTACAAATCAACTGGGTTCTTATCGGGCAAACCAATATTGAACTCTCTTTTCGCTTCGATGAACTGACGCTGATTATGCTGATCATTGTTCATTTCGTAGCATTTCTGGTTCAGATTTATTCCATGTCCTATTTGCATGGCGACAAGAATCTTCACCGTTATTTTGCTTTTATTCAGCTTTTCCTTTTTTCAATGGTTGGAATTGTACTTGCCGGAAATCTTCTGGTAATGTATATTTTCTGGGAACTGGTGGGGCTTTCTTCTTATTTGTTGATTGGTTTCTGGTATTTCAAACCACGCGCAGTCTGGGCGGCTCAGAAAGCTTTTGTGTTAAATAGAATCGGAGATGCAGCATTCCTGACCGGAATTTTAATGCTGTTTTACTATATCGGTTCTACCGACTTTGAGGTGCTCGCCACCTCCATCCAAACGCTTGATCCGGGAATTTTAACCGGAATTGGTTTATGTCTTTTCGGTGGTTGCATGGGAAAATCGGCTCAGTTTCCACTATCAGGTTGGTTGCCGGATGCCATGGAAGGGCCAACGCCTGTTTCAGCCTTAATCCATGCCGCGACGATGGTGGCTGCCGGGATATTTTTATTGGCGAGAATTTCCTTTCTTTTAACACCAGAAGCACAAATTGTCATTGCTTGCATTGGAACAATTACAATGGTAATCGGGGCCGTAAAAGCGACGCAGGTTTGGGATATTAAAAGAGTACTGGCATATTCAACCATGTCTCAATTAGGTTTGATGGTTATCGCCGTCGGACTTGGTAGCTGGCGGACTGCACTTTTTCATTTGGCAACGCATGCATTTTTTAAAGCCGGATTATTTCTTTCGGCCGGTTCCGTTATTCATGCTGTCACACCTTCGGAAAATGACGAAACTTTTGATCCGCAGGATATGAGGACGATGGGCGGACTTCGAAAATATTTGCCGATCACTTTTATCTGTTTTGTAATCTGTTCATCCGCTTTGGCCGGACTTCCGTTTTTCTCTGGATTTTTGTCAAAAGATGCGATTATTGTAGAAGCATTTTTCTGGGCTGAAAAACATGGAGCATGGGCTTATTTTTTCCCGGTTATCATTATGGTTTCTGCCGGAGTTACGGCTTATTATATGGCACGCCAGGTTTGGCTGATATTTTTAGGCGAAAATAGATACCAGATTTTCAAATCCGTTCATCCGCACGAATCTCCTCTAACCATGTGGGGGCCGATGTCTTTGTTGGCTGCGCTTTCTGTGTTTATCTGGTTTTCCTGGAATCCGTTTGACGCATCATATGGCTGGTTTTTAGAATTGGTAGGAGCAGAGGAATTCGGACATATTCTTTGGGTGCCATTTGTGGCAACCGGCGTTACGGTATTATCTATTTTTCTTGCATTTAAAGAAACCAAGGCAGAAGATCCTTTCTCGATGTATGCCGGGAATTCTAAAAATTCAATTCCGGTTTTGAAAAAACTGGCCGGATTAAACGAATTTTCCAGAGAGAATTTTTTCATCAAATCCTTTGCTTTTATTTCAGCCGGATTAATGCAGTTTGAAGCGCAGATTGTCAATTCTTTTGTAGATGGCGTAGCAAAATGGAGCGTAGTTATGGCGCATGCGCTGAGCTGGGGAGACAGAAATATTGTTGACGGCGGTGTAAAGCTGACTGTTTATACAATTAAATCGGCCGGACAAGGAGTTCGCGGATTACAAAACGGGAAAATTCAATCCTATTATTTAGTGACTGCATTAGGAGTAGTTCTTCTGGTTTTGTGGTTAATGATTTTATAA
- a CDS encoding complex I subunit 4 family protein: MIDHILSLLIAIPLFGAVAVSFWPSQRAGDFRLIALSVLLLELLTGLSLFLFFDNQNTGFQLSETADWITLPIGSLGTVSIDYALAVDGISFPLVLLAVVVLFVGMISSWSINQKTRAYFALYLVLSASIIGCFLAQDFFLFYLFFEFMLLPMYFLIGLWGGPRREYAALKFFVYTFFGSLLILIVMIGLYLSVIDPIETARAVGILGPEDLVQTDVILQIQQWLADGRIGTDQLVHTFRFSYLSDAGNYIPGSILSPETEFILFGIPVRLLAFWFLFIGFAVKLPVVPVHTWLPDAHVEAPTPISVVLAGILLKIGGYGFIRIVDGFFPVEAQYSMVPLAVLGMISIVYGGFNALGQSDLKKMIAYSSVSHMGFVLLGIAAFTAEGINGAIYQMVSHGVLSSMLFLLAGVIYDRTHDRKIDNYRGLIGPMPRYTVLTGIAFFASLGLPGFSGFVGELFTLMGAFQAAALPVWVPALSTLGIVLAAAYFLWTYQRMFFGSFWYKNDSSIRLTDLTIRETALLVPLAILSVLLGILPGLLFDMTGPTVQAWLERLQ; encoded by the coding sequence ATGATTGATCATATACTTTCCTTACTGATTGCTATTCCATTATTCGGAGCCGTAGCCGTTTCTTTCTGGCCGTCCCAGCGTGCCGGTGATTTCCGATTGATTGCGCTGTCAGTTTTGCTTTTGGAATTATTAACCGGGCTTTCATTATTTCTCTTTTTTGATAATCAAAATACAGGTTTTCAATTAAGCGAAACGGCAGACTGGATCACACTTCCAATTGGTTCTTTGGGAACAGTATCTATTGATTATGCATTGGCAGTTGACGGAATCAGTTTTCCTCTGGTTTTATTAGCGGTTGTCGTTCTGTTTGTGGGAATGATCAGTTCATGGAGTATCAATCAGAAAACAAGAGCGTATTTTGCTTTATATCTTGTTTTAAGTGCCAGTATAATCGGTTGTTTCCTGGCTCAGGATTTCTTCCTTTTTTATCTGTTTTTCGAATTTATGCTTTTGCCCATGTATTTTCTCATTGGTTTATGGGGCGGACCGAGACGGGAATATGCAGCACTCAAATTTTTTGTTTATACATTTTTTGGATCATTATTAATTCTGATCGTCATGATCGGATTATATCTTTCTGTAATCGATCCTATTGAAACAGCACGTGCTGTCGGAATTCTGGGGCCGGAAGATCTGGTACAAACAGATGTGATTTTACAAATTCAGCAATGGCTTGCAGATGGAAGAATTGGTACGGATCAGCTGGTTCATACGTTCCGTTTTTCTTATTTATCTGATGCAGGAAATTATATTCCGGGCTCAATTTTAAGTCCTGAAACAGAATTTATCTTATTTGGAATTCCGGTTCGTCTCTTGGCTTTCTGGTTTTTGTTTATTGGTTTTGCTGTGAAACTGCCGGTCGTTCCAGTACACACGTGGTTGCCTGATGCGCACGTAGAAGCACCTACGCCAATTTCAGTAGTTCTGGCAGGTATTCTTTTAAAAATCGGAGGTTATGGTTTTATAAGAATTGTTGACGGATTTTTTCCTGTTGAGGCGCAATATAGCATGGTTCCGCTTGCAGTTTTAGGAATGATTTCTATTGTGTACGGTGGATTTAATGCTTTGGGACAAAGTGATCTTAAAAAGATGATCGCTTATTCTTCTGTCTCTCACATGGGTTTTGTTTTGCTTGGTATCGCCGCATTTACAGCCGAAGGTATCAATGGAGCTATATATCAAATGGTGAGTCACGGTGTACTTTCTTCAATGTTATTCCTTTTGGCAGGTGTTATTTACGACCGTACACATGACCGTAAAATCGATAATTACCGTGGATTGATCGGTCCGATGCCTCGCTATACTGTTTTGACAGGAATTGCATTTTTTGCTTCGCTCGGATTACCTGGATTCTCAGGTTTTGTTGGAGAATTGTTTACTTTGATGGGTGCATTTCAGGCAGCGGCTTTGCCTGTTTGGGTTCCTGCGCTTTCTACTTTGGGAATTGTATTGGCAGCGGCTTACTTTCTCTGGACTTATCAACGTATGTTTTTCGGGTCGTTTTGGTATAAAAATGACAGTTCTATCAGATTGACTGATTTAACAATTCGCGAAACGGCTCTTTTGGTTCCACTTGCTATTCTTTCGGTTTTATTAGGAATTTTGCCTGGATTATTGTTCGATATGACGGGGCCAACGGTTCAGGCCTGGCTGGAAAGGTTGCAATAA
- a CDS encoding type II toxin-antitoxin system RelE family toxin — protein sequence MPEYSVYLSKKAQKQLDNLPDKIVSSIIPTIAALENNPRPDGCKKLKGRDGYRIRIGNYRVIYEILDKELIIDVIALGHRKDIYE from the coding sequence ATGCCTGAGTATTCTGTTTACTTATCAAAGAAAGCTCAAAAGCAATTGGATAATCTTCCTGACAAAATTGTGTCATCAATTATTCCTACAATTGCCGCACTTGAAAATAACCCAAGACCTGATGGCTGCAAAAAATTGAAAGGCAGAGATGGTTATCGGATACGAATTGGTAATTATCGGGTTATTTATGAAATATTGGATAAGGAATTAATAATCGATGTTATCGCCTTAGGCCATCGAAAAGATATTTATGAGTAG
- the asnS gene encoding asparagine--tRNA ligase — MGPLQIKELLQQTPDGQSVTLKGWVRTKRESKNAIFIALNDGSTIHNIQAVAAPGQFSAELLLTVTTGSCLKITGQLVASQGSGQAVEVKIDDIFVYGTADVDSYPLQPKRHSLEFLREIAHLRPRTNTFSAILRIRHALAFAVHKYYNDRGFFYLHTPIITASDAEGAGEMFRVTTLDLEKLPRTDEGAINFKEDFFGREANLTVSGQLEGELGAMALSKIYTFGPTFRAENSNTTRHLAEFWMIEPEMAFFELEDNMDLAEDFIKTVITYALENCKDDLAFLENRLAEEDKNKPQNERSIPLLEKLNFVVENAFERLTYTEAIDILLKSKPHKEKKFQYPVGWGIDLSSEHERYLVEKHFKKPVILTNYPREIKSFYMKLDDDGKTVRAMDVLFPGIGEIIGGSQREDNYEKLLERVHEVGIDPETIWWYLETRKFGTAPHSGFGLGFERLVLFVTGMGNIRDVIPFPRYPKSAEF, encoded by the coding sequence ATGGGACCTTTGCAGATCAAAGAATTATTACAACAGACTCCGGATGGACAATCCGTTACCCTGAAAGGTTGGGTACGTACGAAACGTGAAAGTAAAAACGCGATTTTTATAGCGCTTAACGACGGATCAACCATTCATAATATTCAGGCGGTGGCCGCTCCGGGACAATTCTCTGCTGAACTTTTGCTGACTGTCACCACTGGTTCTTGTCTAAAAATAACGGGCCAGCTTGTAGCATCTCAGGGTTCTGGTCAGGCTGTGGAGGTTAAAATCGATGATATATTTGTTTATGGAACGGCAGATGTGGATTCTTATCCGTTGCAGCCAAAAAGACATTCGCTTGAATTTTTACGTGAAATAGCGCATTTACGCCCACGTACGAATACTTTCAGTGCAATTTTACGTATTCGTCATGCCCTGGCTTTTGCGGTTCATAAATATTATAACGACAGAGGGTTTTTCTATCTTCATACACCAATCATCACTGCTTCCGATGCGGAAGGTGCTGGTGAAATGTTCCGCGTTACGACGCTGGATCTGGAAAAATTGCCAAGAACAGACGAAGGCGCAATTAACTTCAAAGAAGACTTTTTTGGAAGAGAAGCAAACCTGACGGTATCCGGCCAATTGGAAGGCGAGTTGGGAGCGATGGCACTTTCAAAAATTTATACTTTCGGCCCAACGTTCCGTGCGGAAAATTCAAACACAACCCGCCATTTGGCTGAGTTTTGGATGATTGAGCCTGAAATGGCTTTTTTTGAGCTGGAAGATAATATGGATCTGGCGGAAGATTTCATCAAGACTGTTATCACTTATGCACTTGAAAACTGCAAAGATGATCTGGCATTCCTTGAAAACCGTTTGGCAGAAGAAGATAAAAATAAACCACAAAACGAACGTTCAATTCCACTTTTGGAAAAATTGAATTTTGTTGTTGAAAATGCATTTGAGCGTCTGACTTACACAGAAGCGATCGATATTCTTTTAAAATCGAAACCACATAAAGAAAAGAAATTCCAGTATCCTGTAGGTTGGGGAATTGATTTGTCCAGCGAACATGAGCGTTACCTGGTTGAAAAACATTTCAAAAAACCGGTTATCCTGACCAACTATCCGCGTGAGATCAAATCGTTCTATATGAAATTGGATGACGATGGAAAAACGGTTCGTGCGATGGACGTTCTTTTCCCTGGAATCGGAGAGATTATCGGCGGGAGTCAGCGTGAAGATAACTACGAGAAATTACTGGAACGTGTTCATGAAGTAGGAATCGATCCGGAAACAATCTGGTGGTATCTGGAAACGCGTAAATTCGGAACGGCGCCTCACTCCGGTTTTGGTCTGGGTTTTGAGCGTCTGGTATTGTTCGTGACCGGAATGGGTAACATCCGTGATGTGATTCCTTTCCCAAGATATCCAAAAAGCGCTGAGTTTTAA
- a CDS encoding helix-turn-helix transcriptional regulator, which produces MKVSVTDKFRSGVALQFAKAIGATVQGRFYNIPKSKGEGYITGFSWENNELRMMVRNYYLNEEVLLERTNEFAEGQNDIIFSLSGVITSTVKEEKQLASEQTNVFICMQSVSSVLTMPSNTFFRNIAIAVSRQYLRQRFGDIMHPVVISILEGKENFAFETGISPEMIKTASEIVHLPVPESLESHYCKLKCEELLCYIFTLLIQRESMPTSVMHIDDIKAIYAIKLRLQSRLDEPPNIGKLAVEAGMSEPKLRKLFKQTFGKGVFEYYQFSRMQQAARLLREERLTVSEVGYQLGFTNLSHFSRVFEQHMGMKPKKYSAM; this is translated from the coding sequence ATGAAAGTTTCAGTTACAGATAAATTTAGGTCTGGTGTTGCTTTACAATTTGCCAAGGCAATTGGTGCAACTGTTCAGGGCCGATTTTATAATATTCCCAAAAGTAAGGGGGAGGGTTACATCACCGGTTTTTCATGGGAGAACAACGAGCTGCGGATGATGGTGAGAAATTATTATCTGAACGAGGAAGTTTTATTGGAGCGGACAAATGAGTTTGCAGAAGGCCAGAACGACATTATTTTTTCACTAAGCGGTGTTATTACTTCCACAGTAAAAGAAGAAAAACAACTGGCATCCGAGCAGACAAATGTATTCATCTGTATGCAGTCAGTTTCATCGGTACTCACAATGCCTTCAAATACTTTTTTTAGAAATATAGCGATCGCAGTTTCCCGGCAATACCTCCGTCAGCGCTTTGGAGACATAATGCATCCGGTTGTAATCAGTATTCTGGAAGGTAAAGAGAACTTTGCTTTTGAGACAGGCATTTCACCTGAAATGATTAAAACGGCGAGTGAAATTGTGCATCTGCCTGTGCCGGAAAGTTTGGAAAGTCATTACTGTAAACTGAAATGTGAAGAATTACTTTGTTACATATTTACCCTGCTCATTCAAAGGGAATCTATGCCTACAAGTGTTATGCATATTGACGATATCAAGGCTATTTATGCGATTAAGTTACGTTTGCAGTCGAGGCTGGACGAGCCCCCGAATATTGGTAAGCTGGCCGTAGAAGCTGGGATGAGCGAGCCTAAACTGCGAAAACTTTTTAAACAAACATTCGGAAAAGGCGTTTTTGAATATTACCAGTTTTCACGAATGCAGCAAGCCGCACGTTTACTCAGGGAAGAACGATTGACGGTTTCTGAGGTTGGTTATCAGTTGGGTTTTACCAATCTGAGTCATTTTTCAAGAGTTTTTGAGCAGCATATGGGCATGAAACCTAAGAAGTATTCAGCCATGTAA
- a CDS encoding serine hydrolase domain-containing protein, with translation MLKKVQPKVWWAALFAVFVIVLSLVWVRNSKSHDLVNFKRNAKSNPNLDPVEIRNPDAKTQAKIEQIQDIFRRKRNAGFNGNVLIVQKGKILYQNSFGYAHLRDKDSLQSHSKFQLASLSKPFTAVAVLKLVQEGKVSLDDSVQRFFPDFPYHGVKVDMLLSHRSGLPNYIYSFPDSVRHGKKFPTNMTVMDWYAKVVPTPHPYNRPGRSFNYCNTNYCVLAAIVEKVSGDSFNNFVHNEIFTPLGMNNTVLVTDTSESAMMYRTVGHQYGRMLAKDYYDDVVGDKGLYSTTGDIYRFYAGLTSGLLINKKLLTEAWTPRSFERDGIRNYGYGFRMHVKPDHSTRFIYHGGWWKGYNSMFWICPEDEAVIIILGNSYNKNIYDIKELLTVLHGSESEKLEDIEKDL, from the coding sequence ATGTTGAAAAAAGTGCAGCCGAAAGTGTGGTGGGCGGCGTTATTTGCCGTATTTGTAATAGTGCTTTCCCTGGTTTGGGTAAGGAACAGTAAATCTCACGATCTGGTCAATTTCAAAAGAAATGCCAAATCAAATCCCAATCTTGATCCTGTCGAAATTCGAAATCCGGATGCAAAAACGCAGGCTAAAATAGAACAAATTCAAGATATTTTCAGAAGGAAAAGGAATGCAGGTTTCAACGGAAATGTGCTGATTGTTCAGAAAGGGAAAATCCTTTATCAGAATTCTTTTGGTTATGCGCACTTGCGGGATAAGGATTCGCTGCAAAGTCACTCCAAATTTCAACTTGCTTCTTTGTCGAAACCTTTTACGGCTGTTGCCGTTCTGAAATTAGTTCAGGAAGGAAAGGTAAGTCTGGATGATTCTGTTCAAAGGTTTTTTCCTGATTTTCCATACCACGGCGTAAAAGTGGATATGCTGCTAAGTCACAGAAGTGGTTTGCCGAATTATATTTATTCATTTCCGGACAGCGTTCGTCATGGTAAAAAGTTTCCAACCAATATGACGGTGATGGATTGGTATGCGAAGGTGGTTCCTACGCCGCATCCATACAACCGGCCGGGTCGTTCTTTTAATTATTGCAATACAAATTATTGCGTTCTGGCAGCCATCGTTGAAAAAGTAAGCGGAGACTCGTTTAACAATTTCGTACATAACGAGATTTTTACACCACTTGGAATGAACAATACTGTTTTGGTAACGGATACTTCGGAAAGTGCCATGATGTACCGGACCGTCGGTCATCAATATGGCCGGATGCTGGCCAAGGATTATTATGATGATGTGGTTGGGGATAAAGGTTTGTATTCTACCACGGGAGATATTTACCGTTTTTATGCCGGACTGACTTCCGGTTTATTGATAAATAAAAAACTGTTAACGGAAGCCTGGACGCCAAGAAGTTTTGAGCGTGACGGAATCAGAAATTACGGTTACGGATTCCGTATGCACGTAAAACCGGATCATTCCACAAGATTCATTTATCACGGCGGCTGGTGGAAAGGATACAATTCCATGTTCTGGATCTGTCCGGAGGATGAGGCGGTGATTATCATTTTAGGAAATTCATACAACAAAAATATATACGATATCAAAGAGTTATTAACGGTGCTGCACGGCAGCGAAAGTGAAAAGCTGGAAGATATCGAGAAAGACCTTTAG